The genomic stretch ACTTAACGTTGACAATTTTCCACCACGTCAGCACCTTAAGTATGAAGGCCGCAGTGTCCTTCACCTCATCAGTCTGTTCCAGTCTAGGGTGGTTCAGCAGGGCTTGGTGGGTCTTTTCGCTGAAAAccttcagacaggtagacaccttCTGCCTCTCGATGGGTTTTGGTGAGACAGCCACTTCGTCCAAGTCTGACATCTTCACCAACGAGTCACACTCGAGCTTGTAAAGGTTGACAAGGTGTCTCCACTTTGCTGTCCTCTGCACACCATTGTCTTCAAAAGTCAGCTCTCCTGTAGCCTCAGTGAGCCAGTTATTACGGAGATTCTTCAGCAGATGGACGTAATCATACAGCAAAAAGACACCTCCTGCAGTTTCCCAAGGCCTGTGGGGGTCACCAGCAAGCATCTTGAACAGGGCTTGATTGTTCCTATTCCCGTCACAGATGACTGCCTTTACATTTCCACCAGCACAGTTGATGGCCTCCAGACACAGCTGAACCTGGTCGTGCAGAAACTGCGAGTTCAATTTTGATACTGGCAAGATCTTTGACAAGAACTTTGGGCCGCCAAACATACACGAAACCATCATGCCCAGCACAGTCTTTGCAAGACACTGAGGGTTGTCCACACTGCGGCCAAACACTCGCCCACCATGGTATAGCATGGACTTCTTTACATACACCTCATCCTGCAAAAGAAcacacattttctgtctgtcttgtagatTGGCGAATACTGCACTGGAGAATGTTGTCTCATCTAATCTTGCCACTTTGGAAGTTATCCGAGTCAATGTCTGCACAGATGGGAGTTGCAGATCATGGCGCAGGGTCTCGTACAAACACCGTGATGTGGCAAAATAGGTGAATGCTCGGATGATGACAGCAGGTGTGTACATTGGCTTCCCTACTTGCTGTGATCCCATGGCCTGCATCTGCTGTTGGATGATCACTTTCTTGTGGTCCATTTCTAGACAGTTCAAAAATCTGATACTTTCCTCTAGTGCTGACCAAGTCTTCAGTGCGGTGATTCTGTTCTTAGACAGGGTTGTAACAGTACACTTCACACCCAAGTGGAAAGTCTCAAAGCTCTGGTCTTGTGCAATTctggttaaaaataaataaatatatataatattaataaatatttCTTCTTGTAAGGCGCTGTTCTCCTCAGTGAGGACTCACAgcgctcacattcacacacacacacacacacacacacacacacacacacacacacacacacacacacacacaccatacattcacacacacacacacatacattcacacacacacacacacacacagagtgacatacacacacacaccacatacattcacacacacacacaaatacacatgcacctaAGCTCCttgcacacaccacatacattcacacacacacacacacacacacacacacacacacactgacacacacacacatgcaatatgtGACAACTATCCGAAGGCTACATGAATACTTTGgtaaaaaggtgagtttttagaGTGGATTTAATCTATGTGAGttattattgttgggtttttttttggtttttttttatcagtggggAGTGAATTCAAATTTGGGGGCTTGAAAACTGAAGACTCTCTCACCTTGTTACAAATAGAGGAATCCCATTCACAAATTTCCTGGCTTGAATATGAAGCACAGTCTCGTCCATGTATGAAATCACAGGTGCAGGCAAATCCGGCTCGCCGGACAACAACTTCTGTTTCAATTCTTCGAAAGTCACACTGTCTTTCAAGTTGAATGCCTCTTGCTGATCCTCTACCCTGTTCCTCACGGAACTTGAGGAACGTGTTGTTGagcgaggagggggtggtgaggtagGCACTTGACTTGATGGAACGTTAGGCCACACAGAGGGTGGAAATTTCGGTCGCAACTTTCCATTCTTTGAGACAGTTTCGAAGCCGGGGGGCCAGTGAAGTGCACAGATCACAGTATTCTTCGTCAGTACGAACTTGTCGTTTGGAATTCTTTTAATCCACGAGTCTTTGTCGCTTTCATTCGATGGAAATCGATAAACAGAAACTTTCTCCTTCTCGTCACAACCTTTTGCAAGATCGTAGTTCGTTTTGCAGCCGAATACACAACATTTCTTGCCCATTTTCACAATCAAACACGATGTAAACATGAGCCATTCAAATGAAAGGAAGTTGTTTGGAAAGACGGTTCACCACAACACACCGAACAAAACATGGAGCTAACTCGTCAAATACAACTAATATAAGTAATTTAATTAATGAAAGATAATTTTTATTAATACTATGAAGGGTATAATagtgaaaaaaaatgataatcaagTGGTTTTTATGCGGACTGACGCGTTGCGTtacattttcctttgttttgcgGTAAATTGAATCATTTCCCAGCGCTCGCGAGCGCACGGCTGACTGCGCTGGCTGTTCAGCCCCCAGTCCAAGCCCCCAGTCGCGCGCTGAGTAGGCCTGTAGTTGAGTACGCTgtgatccgaagccgatcgcagagagcgagatggagtatagaggtgaaggcagccacagagatagttatgggcagatttgtgaatatatttgtaACATAGAGACTATATGGGTCTATGGTCGAACTTTacagtttgtatttatattttctgACACACTGTGACGAAGACCTTTAAATTCATTATacctcagtagtagtagtagtagtagtagtagtagtatagggactggcaagtcatctgcctagacctctcggcctttttcacgtccccatcgaatcttcatcttcacttctttcattttatttaatttactttcttcttttgtttgttgatgttgggcggggtacgcaagtacacttctgcaagaaactttgttttcattcttcatgataaaaaaaaaaaaaaaatcttttgagatggtgttggtgtcaaggagatttttgaacgtgttagtatttgtgcaagtttaacttcggtgGCTAAAGGGAAGCAATTACTGCAGtttatataatctgtgtgtgtcaggtcaAGACAAgttaagattttatttcatgatggtaaattgattaaacaacaattgctttttatttatttatttattttttttaacatcaagccatcaatgaaaaaaataagagagagagagagagagagagagagagagagagagagagagagagaggaaaaagcagATGaataccaacaatgacaacagaatgcatgtatataaacaaggatattgtgataaagaaatacacaattgcatttctatttcacacacacacacacacacacacacacactactgaacacaaattttcggacacaattacaccacgCCCATCCCACTCACATATAGTTCAAAATCCTTggcaacacaagcatatacaaaacatttcacaattaataataggAGTATTAAACtacagatcaaaatttgtattactgttaattattttcaatgaggtgattcttcagatttttcttaaacgcGTTTTTATTCAcaatacttttcagagtgagcgGGAGactattccataaatttccaccagaacacagaaagctggatttgtaaaggttgtttcttggtctgggtatgcagagtatgtggttgtgtctgtgttcattagtttttaAAACGTCTGCAGTCTTCCTTgaagcatttccatacataacattatgcacgCAAACAGCTTAGTTGAAGTACagtctgttgtgaaaagataataatgatattaagtTGTTGGGGTCAGgaagttcttctccttcttcttctttgtagtggtgttgttgtagtttgtttatcTCAACAAGTTTGTCTTCACGATTCAAGCTGCTGATAAAAAGAATGTCTTTTGTGAACTATACTTCAAGATCACGAAAAATAACTGGGTTTCAGGATtctaggggtgggtgggcagttggtgggtgggggacctggttgtgggtgtgaatggggaCATGGGTGTGCGTGAAGGTAATGCCACTGAACTAGCATGGATAATGGGGcatcacaaaaaaaaggggggggggggataaactaTATCATATCCTGTGATATCATTAAGTTACTCAGTAACATCATCGATTGTTTGATTTATGGCGAAATGATTTCGGCCACATTAACAAGGTCGGAATATGTTTAAAAGGGTAGAAAAAGAAAATACTATATCATATCCTTATGGCGAAATGAATTCGGCCACATTAATCCATGTTGTAATATGTTCACCCAATCTTGAACTCCACCTTCAACTAGAATCTTAAAATCATTAATTGTTAGAGTGGCTGGCTTCCACAGCActatgattatatatatgtagccgtgtaccaagtggttattcaagggtacggcgcaaaagacttaactaaatattgattgattgaaaggatagatgagaattcccgtgcacaggccaggaacatatagaggccagtcacaaatgggtttttctattgttttatttacaatagttgtgtagaggaaactaagaagacataaaggagaagaagatgagaagataaaaagagaagactaagaagaagacagtgcagcgatacgtagcaaggtgtcagccgttgtggggacacacacgacacaacacactgctcgtgacacagcaagagagagagagagacagcaggctctggtcagatgactgaccaggtatgaaatgaccactcattactcactgtgccaatttatgcaagttaagcggaccgcaaaggccgtcacgtgtgctgcgagcagatcgtcactaatcagccCAAATCccatgagaactgtgcttgttaaaaggtgttcagtgacagatttctaaatgattcctgaaccgatttacgtcggatcagttgca from Babylonia areolata isolate BAREFJ2019XMU chromosome 33, ASM4173473v1, whole genome shotgun sequence encodes the following:
- the LOC143277020 gene encoding uncharacterized protein LOC143277020, whose translation is MDETVLHIQARKFVNGIPLFVTRIAQDQSFETFHLGVKCTVTTLSKNRITALKTWSALEESIRFLNCLEMDHKKVIIQQQMQAMGSQQVGKPMYTPAVIIRAFTYFATSRCLYETLRHDLQLPSVQTLTRITSKVARLDETTFSSAVFANLQDRQKMCVLLQDEVYVKKSMLYHGGRVFGRSVDNPQCLAKTVLGMMVSCMFGGPKFLSKILPVSKLNSQFLHDQVQLCLEAINCAGGNVKAVICDGNRNNQALFKMLAGDPHRPWETAGGVFLLYDYVHLLKNLRNNWLTEATGELTFEDNGVQRTAKWRHLVNLYKLECDSLVKMSDLDEVAVSPKPIERQKVSTCLKVFSEKTHQALLNHPRLEQTDEVKDTAAFILKVLTWWKIVNVKSEFMDDRRRDPLQAAISNPNDERLNTVLQFGEMALEMSGKQGKRQKQLTRDTARAVHHTCNGLVSLCRQLLLSPAHDYILFGQFSTDPLEKEFSKLRQGSGGTYFINVQQIIEKTNINRSRLLLSLEAEAALEVEEPGHSCPDCVFNLEQDEKACQAVDDIETLEDLVSDENKSVLVYIAGYVTRKDTDYEEGQTSFYFDKYGQYTKSLDRGGLKVPSDRACQWTIFSFIIFNVVKNSVCRHSFMRIALALSDMYEFHMKERHARIVANILIKNYCRDATPRSTKEPALKRLKLSETS